From a region of the Argiope bruennichi chromosome 8, qqArgBrue1.1, whole genome shotgun sequence genome:
- the LOC129980618 gene encoding uncharacterized protein LOC129980618 — protein sequence MADDQRAKIISLNRKRGSIKSSLTKLNSFIETDDSKDSIVYQTKLDNLLKIKQNLEQIKEEYFVIAEDSELQELEDSVEELEEERERLENNNLEKIMERFWQVETLHENQFSLSEDSIYCEKHFKQTYKRNEEGRYIVEMPIKENPPVLGESKQIARNRLDSLIKRLNKNPQMKKLYSEFIEEYAALGHMERVMEDELPETNYFLPHHGVYREGSTSTPLRVVFNASSPSSNGVSLNDLLGKGDVEDIFELILRFRTHKFAFTFDIQKMFRQILVVPHQRDYLRILWFDDSSHQEVTFRLKTVTYGTSCAPHLAVRTIKQLALDEASDFPLASEMVLRDLYMDDGITGAPDIQTAQILQQQLIKMFARAGMSLHKWTSNSQELLNSFPASNPENTFPIDEQVSKALGMHWKPFEDLFIFTVKYENESMLTKRTVLSIIARLYYPLGLLGPVISKMKIFLQKLWLQKLTFDDPLPPAIGKEWSHLVQSLRALELVKIPRWILNENPVKLILHCFSDASEAAYGAVIYLQCISANDIVTSRLVCSKSRVSPLKTVSIPRLELCGCLLAAQLKAKVEKALHLQIDSAVMYTDSLFPYYFLSLDSNTTTSSQDICCK from the exons ATGGCTGATGATCAAAGAGCAAAAATCATATCTCTTAACAGAAAGAGAGGTAGTATAAAATCCTCTTTAACAAAGCTGAACTCTTTTATCGAAACGGATGATTCAAAGGACTCAATAGTGTATCAAACCAAACTGGATAATCTTCTCAAGATTAAACAAAACCTAGAACAGATTAAAGAAGAGTACTTCGTCATAGCCGAGGATTCCGAATTACAAGAATTGGAAGATTCGGTAGAAGAATTAGAAGAAGAGCGCGAAAGACTAGAG aataataatttagaaaaaataatggaacGATTTTGGCAAGTCGAAACATtacatgaaaatcaattttctttaagtgAAGATTCAATTTATTGTGAGAAACATTTCAAGCAAACATACAAACGCAATGAGGAAGGTAGATATATTGTGGAAATGCCAATAAAGGAGAATCCCCCTGTGTTAGGTGAATCAAAACAAATAGCGCGAAATCGTCTAGACAGTTTAATTAAAAGGCTAAACAAAAACCCGCAAATGAAAAAGCTCTATTCTGAATTCATTGAGGAATATGCAGCTCTTGGTCACATGGAAAGAGTAATGGAAGATGAATTAccagaaactaattattttttacctcATCATGGAGTCTACCGGGAAGGATCTACAAGCACCCCTCTAAGAGTAGTCTTCAATGCTAGCTCCCCTAGCTCTAATGgagtttcattaaatgatttattggGTAAAGGTGATGTTGaggacatttttgaattaatattaaggtTCAGGACACACAAGTTTGCCTTTACATTTGACATTCAAAAGATGTTTCGTCAGATTTTAGTTGTGCCACATCAAAGAGACTATTTACGAATTTTATGGTTTGATGACAGTTCCCATCAAGAAGTAACATTTAGATTAAAAACTGTGACATATGGCACTTCATGTGCCCCTCATCTTGCCGTACGCACCATTAAACAATTAGCTTTAGATGAAGCGTCGGACTTTCCGTTAGCATCGGAAATGGTTTTACGCGACCTTTACATGGATGATGGGATTACAGGTGCCCCGGATATCCAAACTGCTCAAATTCTACAACAACAGCTGATAAAAATGTTCGCAAGAGCAGGAATGTCTTTACATAAATGGACTTCAAACTCACAGgaacttttaaatagttttccaGCTTCTAATCCTGAAAACACTTTTCCCATAGATGAGCAGGTCTCAAAGGCTCTTGGCATGCATTGGAAGCCTTTCGAGGATTTATTCATATTCACAGTCAAGTATGAAAATGAATCTATGCTCACGAAACGAACAGTTCTCTCAATCATTGCAAGACTCTACTACCCCTTGGGTCTGCTGGGACCAGTTATctctaaaatgaagatttttctccaaaaattgtgGTTGCAAAAACTTACATTTGACGACCCTCTTCCTCCAGCCATTGGTAAAGAGTGGAGTCATTTAGTTCAATCCCTTAGGGCTCTTGAGCTGGTAAAAATCCCAAGatggattttaaatgaaaatcctgtaaaattaattcttcattgtTTCTCAGACGCCAGTGAAGCCGCATATGGAGCAGTTATTTATCTACAGTGCATCAGTGCCAATGATATAGTCACATCTAGACTTGTATGCAGCAAATCTCGAGTCTCCCCATTAAAGACTGTCTCCATTCCCAGATTGGAACTTTGTGGATGTCTTCTCGCCGCTCAACTAAAAGCCAAGGTTGAAAAAGCTTTACATCTACAAATTGATAGCGCAGTGATGTACACAGATTCCTTATTTCCTTACTATTTCCTTAGCCTGGATTCAAACACCACCACATCGTCTCAAGACATTTGTTGCAAATAG